A genomic region of Dunckerocampus dactyliophorus isolate RoL2022-P2 chromosome 10, RoL_Ddac_1.1, whole genome shotgun sequence contains the following coding sequences:
- the btf3l4 gene encoding transcription factor BTF3 homolog 4: MNQEKLAKLQAQVRIGGKGSARRKKKVVHRTATADDKKLQSSLKKLAVNNIAGIEEVNMIKDDGTVIHFNNPKVQASLSANTFAVTGHAETKQLTEMLPGILSQLGADSLSSLRKLAEQFPRQVLDSKAPKAEDIEEEDDDVPDLVENFDEASKNEAN, from the exons ATGAATCAGGAGAAATTGGCCAAACTTCAAGCCCAAGTGCGGATAGGAGGAAAG GGCTCTGCACGCAGAAAGAAGAAGGTGGTCCACAGGACTGCGACAGCAGACGACAAAAAGCTTCAAAGTTCACTAAAGAAGCTGGCGGTCAACAACATTGCTGGGATTGAGGAG GTCAATATGATCAAGGATGACGGGACAGTAATCCACTTCAACAACCCCAAAGTTCAAGCTTCCCTGTCAGCCAACACATTCGCTGTTACGGGTCATGCCGAGACCAAGCAGCTGACAGAGATGCTGCCCGGCATCCTCAGCCAACTGGGGGCCGACAGCCTGAGCAGCCTGCGCAAACTGGCCGAACAGTTCCCACGGCAAG TGCTTGACAGCAAAGCTCCAAAAGCAGAGGACATtgaggaagaggatgatgaCGTTCCAG ATTTGGTGGAGAACTTTGACGAAGCATCAAAGAATGAAGCAAACTGA
- the ptgfr gene encoding prostaglandin F2-alpha receptor, translating to MSTMSTSESADLSSRSEVSPKNITCEEKAPSVTISVISMTFGILSNSLALLILLKSSKRVPLKSKAPFLVFATSLVVTDLLGHLVNGSLVLFVYSWHKNWETFDPHGKVCNLFGTSMVFFGLSPLFLGCAMAIERCMGVTRPFYHSTGLAFRHMRRLLSVIWLFAAIVAVLPVVLWRSYGVQRSKSWCFFHLGKPKDWLDVFLPLLFSLLGLLALLFSIICNTVSSCSLLLSTVHRKHHSRGISYHIEMICQLLAIMLVSCICWGPLLIRVISLSSKDKHEPESDSLLFVVRMATWNQILDPWVYILLRKAVLRKLYLMLQRCCRSKSHGFLQSSASSSSRFGCSECFDGLLVQNTRISLSADSNTEVFHVVISVWK from the exons ATGTCCACCATGTCAACCAGTGAAAGCGCTGATCTGAGCAGCAGGTCAGAGGTCAGCCCCAAAAACATCACCTGTGAAGAGAAGGCTCCGTCAGTCACCATCTCTGTCATCTCCATGACCTTTGGCATCCTGTCCAACAGCCTGGCCCTGTTAATCCTCCTTAAATCCTCCAAGCGTGTCCCTCTGAAGTCCAAGGCGCCCTTCTTGGTGTTTGCCACCAGTCTGGTGGTCACCGACCTGCTGGGGCACCTGGTCAACGGCTCCCTCGTGCTTTTCGTCTACAGCTGGCACAAGAATTGGGAGACGTTTGACCCTCATGGCAAAGTGTGCAACCTTTTTGGCACCAGCATGGTGTTCTTCGGCCTGAGCCCGCTGTTCCTGGGCTGCGCCATGGCCATAGAGCGCTGCATGGGGGTCACCAGACCCTTTTACCATTCCACAGGGTTGGCTTTCCGTCACATGAGGAGGCTTCTGTCTGTCATTTGGCTGTTCGCTGCCATCGTGGCCGTACTCCCGGTGGTGTTGTGGAGGTCCTACGGGGTTCAGAGATCCAAGAGCTGGTGCTTCTTCCATTTGGGGAAGCCCAAAGACTGGCTAGATGTGTTCCTGCCTCTGCTCTTCTCCTTGCTGGGCTTGCTGGCCCTGCTCTTCTCTATCATTTGCAATACTGTGAGCAGCTGCTCTCTGTTGCTGTCCACAGTGCACCGCAAGCATCACAGCAGAGGAATTTCTTACCACATTGAGATGATCTGCCAGCTGCTGGCCATCATGCTGGTTTCCTGTATTTGCTGGGGGCCTTTACTG ATCCGTGTCATCTCTCTGAGCTCCAAAGACAAACATGAACCAGAGTCCGATAGTCTACTGTTTGTGGTACGCATGGCCACGTGGAACCAGATCCTGGACCCCTGGGTCTACATCCTGCTTAGGAAGGCCGTACTGAGGAAACTCTACCTGATGTTACAAAGATGCTGCAGGTCCAAATCCCACGGCTTCCTTCAAAGCTCCGCATCCAGCAGCTCCAGGTTCGGCTGTAGCGAATGCTTTGATGGATTACTTGTGCAAAACACCCGAATCAGTCTATCTGCCGACTCCAACACTGAAGTGTTTCACGTGGTCATATCTGTGTGGAAATAA
- the zfyve9b gene encoding zinc finger FYVE domain-containing protein 9 — MLKLFSARDDDNESLLGAITEDEGDNASLGDTKHPWLSRPCLLVLKDGDVPKSGQIKPEDPSKSFSDEAVMSSKQKDPPEHPATKILHVEEGGCTVTTWGESCSEESSASPLVLSPAEEEQIVPSKEDSVIEEKEMEESHEETGNLQNHLKVPNGGKVEHKEGAVGNSTSLLVDADNEPGPVGILSKDCGNALGEVAPVWIPDAQAQVCMKCGVKFTFTKRRHHCRACGKVFCALCSGLKFRLTHLDGKEGRVCVSCHSTLIKSTSPRGKRRVWFADEILVDKQSDSAPTTPIRGPACSPLMSRARSRMAKSPGSSPQLRRASRPHGGTDEACGPPSWGRSSLVGSSSNLIPLDGLPPILTSTGVKGDYTVEEHPSEMLLIQDLESGRSNSLVFVLNANLLAMVKMVNYVNRKCWCVTTKGMHAVGQVEVVVLLQCLPEEKSIPKDIFRHFIQLYRDGLTGKVIKHLSLSLFGSSFLGSEEHAGFLFVLPTRQSLQGLHLPSQPYLFGLLIHRAEVTWAKAFPLRLMLRLGAEYRFYPCPLYSVRFRKALFGEIGHTVMRLLVDFRNYRYGLPKVQGLTVDLEAQRTCIKVPTSGYNELMKALNKSNEHVLAIGACFNEAADSHLICVQRDDGQYQTQAISIHNQPRKVTGSCFFIFSSALKATAGYFAKSSIVEDGLMVQITPETMAELRRSLREMRDYTVTCGRVDQADSQELVCLQWVEGKSPVNKGVISPIDGKSMESISSTKMFQKSEYKENGKIIHWTEVFYLQKADQPKGVTSNLAEHNRLTERIARAFCLALCPYLKLLKEDGLAKLGLRVTFDLQQVGFVAGSNGHPLPSQYLNALDSTLIPVIHSRGRKRGDEPLVMELIFYILEFIT; from the exons atgttgaagttGTTCTCTGCGCGGGACGATGACAACGAGAGCCTCCTGGGGGCTATCACAGAAG ATGAAGGAGACAACGCATCTCTTGGTGACACCAAGCACCCCTGGCTGAGCAGACCTTGCCTCCTGGTCCTCAAAGATGGAGATGTGCCCAAATCAGGTCAAATCAAACCTGAGGACCCTTCTAAGTCCTTCTCAGATGAAGCAGTAATGTCATCCAAGCAGAAGGACCCTCCGGAACACCCGGCCACAAAAATTCTCCACGTGGAGGAAGGCGGCTGCACGGTGACTACATGGGGTGAAAGTTGCTCTGAGGAGTCTTCCGCTAGTCCTCTGGTTTTGAGTCCAGCTGAGGAGGAGCAGATTGTCCCCTCCAAGGAGGACTCAGTGATTGAGGAGAAGGAGATGGAGGAATCACATGAGGAGACCGGGAACCTCCAGAATCATCTTAAAGTACCCAATGGAGGCAAGGTGGAACATAAGGAGGGAGCAGTGGGAAACTCTACATCCTTACTTGTTGATGCCGACAATGAGCCCGGGCCGGTCGGTATCCTGTCCAAAGATTGCGGCAATGCTCTGGGCGAGGTGGCTCCGGTTTGGATTCCGGATGCTCAGGCTCAGGTGTGCATGAAGTGCGGGGTCAAGTTCACGTTTACCAAGAGGAGGCATCACTGCCGTGCCTGCGGCAAG GTGTTTTGTGCACTTTGCTCCGGCCTCAAGTTCAGACTTACACATCTGGATGGCAAGGAGGGGCGAGTTTGTGTTTCCTGTCATTCAACCCTCATTAAAA GCACGTCCCCCAGGGGGAAAAGGAGAGTGTGGTTTGCGGATGAAATCCTCGTCGATAAGCAGTCCGACTCGGCTCCCACCACGCCCATCAGAGGGCCCGCCTGCTCGCCACTGATGAGCCGGGCGCGCAGCAGGATGGCCAAAAGTCCAGGAAGTTCACCACAGCTCAGGAGAGCCTCCAGGCCACATGGGGGCACTGAT GAGGCGTGTGGTCCTCCTAGCTGGGGGAGATCATCTTTAGTGGGCAGCTCGTCCAACCTCATCCCGTTGGATGGCCTGCCGCCCATACTCACCTCCACAGGAGTTAAAGGAG ATTACACTGTAGAGGAGCATCCTTCTGAGATGCTGCTCATCCAGGATTTAGAGAGTGGCAGGTCCAATTCTCTTGTGTTTGTTCTCAATGCCAACCTGCTGGCCATGGTCAAGATGGTCAACT atgtaaacaggaagtgctggtGCGTGACCACTAAGGGGATGCATGCCGTGGGCCAGGTGGAAGTGGTGGTGCTGCTGCAATGTCTCCCTGAAGAGAAGAGCATCCCCAAGGACATCTTCAGACATTTTATCCAGCTGTACAGGGACGGTCTCACAG GTAAGGTGATAAAACACTTGTCCCTGTCACTATTTGGTAGCAGTTTCCTGGGCAGTGAGGAGCATGCAGGCTTCTTGTTTGTCCTCCCCACTCGTCAGTCCCTCCAAGGTCTACACCTTCCTAGCCAGCCCTACCTCTTTGGCTTGCTGATCCACAGAGCCGAGGTGACCTGGGCCAAGGCCTTCCCCTTGCGCCTTATGCTGCGTCTGGGCGCAGAGTACAGAT TCTACCCTTGTCCTCTGTACAGCGTGCGCTTTAGGAAGGCCTTGTTTGGGGAGATAGGCCACACTGTCATGAGACTTTTAGTG GACTTTAGGAATTACCGCTATGGTCTCCCAAAGGTGCAGGGGCTCACTGTGGACCTGGAGGCTCAGAGGACCTGCATAAAGGTACCAACCAGTGGCTACAATGAG CTTATGAAAGCTCTGAACAAGTCCAACGAGCACGTACTGGCCATAGGGGCGTGCTTCAACGAGGCTGCCGACTCTCACCTCATCTGTGTGCAAAGAGACGACGGGCAGTACCAGACGCAAGCCATCAGCATCCACAACCAGCCGCGCAAAG TAACTGGATCATGCTTCTTCATATTCAGCAGTGCACTAAAAGCCACTGCAGGTTATTTTGCCAAGTCCAGCATCGTCGAAG ATGGACTTATGGTGCAGATTACTCCGGAGACAATGGCAGAGCTGCGCAGGTCGCTACGGGAAATGAGAGACTACACCGTCACATGTGGACGTGTGGACCAAGCGGACAGCCAGGAGCTTGTTTGTTTGCAGTGGGTGGAGGGGAAGAGCCCCGTCAATAAAGG ggTTATAAGCCCCATTGATGGCAAATCCATGGAGTCCATCAGCAGCACCAAGATGTTTCAGAAATCGGAATACAAAGAAAATGGGAAGATTATCCACTGGACAGAA GTGTTCTACCTGCAGAAGGCCGATCAGCCTAAAGGTGTTACATCCAATTTAGCAGAACACAATCGGCTCACGGAGCGTATCGCCCGGGCCTTTTGCTTGGCCCTTTGTCCTTACCTCAAACTGCTGAAGGAGGATGGCTTGGCCAAGTTGGGGCTGCGTGTCACTTTCGACCTACAACAG gtAGGTTTTGTAGCCGGTAGCAACGGGCACCCACTACCGTCACAGTACCTGAACGCCTTGGACAGCACGCTGATCCCCGTCATCCACAGCAGAGGGCGCAAGAGAGGCGACGAGCCGCTTGTGATGGAGCTCATCTTTTACATCCTGGAGttcatcacttaa
- the elovl1b gene encoding elongation of very long chain fatty acids protein 1b — protein sequence MANMLQEMKEIGSHAIDIYDYLVAGVDPRLKDYPLMQSPIPMTVILLCYLFFVLYLGPRIMASRKPFHLKETMIVYNFLLVALSIYIVYEFMMSGWATTYTWRCDAIDVSDSPQAMRMVQVAWLFWFSKIIELMDTIFFVLRKKSGQITFLHIFHHSFMPWTWWWGVGYAPGGMGSFHAMVNSSVHVIMYFYYGLAAAGPRFQKFLWWKKYMTAIQLIQFVLVSLHVTQYYFMDRCDYQFPVIIHMVWIYGTFFFILFSNFWVQAYVKGKRLPKQGVRPCQNGTAAVYANGKHHENGVKHAMANGTSNSSAHLENGSAPMGKMKKA from the exons ATGGCAAACATGCTCCAGGAGATGAAGGAGATTGGCTCACATGCCATAGATATCTATGACTACCTCGTGGCGGGAGTTG ATCCTCGGCTGAAGGATTATCCACTGATGCAGAGTCCCATTCCCATGACTGTAATTTTGCTGTGCTACCTGTTCTTTGTACTGTACCTGGGCCCTCGCATCATGGCCAGTCGGAAGCCCTTCCATCTGAAGGAAACCATGATAGTCTATAATTTTTTGCTCGTGGCGCTGTCCATATACATTGTCTATGAG ttcatgATGTCTGGATGGGCCACGACGTATACTTGGCGATGTGACGCAATCGATGTGTCTGACAGCCCTCAAGCAATGAGA ATGGTCCAAGTGGCTTGGCTGTTCTGGTTCTCCAAGATCATTGAGCTCATGGACACA atCTTCTTCGTACTGAGGAAAAAGAGCGGCCAAATCACCTTCCTGCACATCTTCCACCACTCCTTCATGCCCTGGACGTGGTGGTGGGGAGTTGGCTACGCTCCTG GTGGAATGGGGTCTTTCCACGCAATGGTGAATTCATCCGTCCACGTCATCATGTACTTCTACTATGGCCTTGCTGCTGCCGGGCCTCGCTTCCAGAAGTTCCTGTGGTGGAAGAAATACATGACTGCCATTCAACTT ATTCAGTTCGTCCTGGTGTCCCTTCATGTGACTCAGTATTACTTCATGGACAGATGCGACTACCAGTTCCCGGTCATCATCCACATGGTGTGGATTTATGGCACCTTTTTCTTCATACTCTTCTCCAACTTCTGGGTGCAGGCGTACGTTAAGGGCAAGCGGCTGCCCAAGCAGGGCGTCCGGCCGTGTCAGAACGGCACGGCCGCCGTCTACGCCAACGGCAAGCACCATGAGAACGGCGTCAAACACGCCATGGCCAACGGCACCAGCAACAGCTCGGCCCACCTGGAAAATGGCAGCGCTCCTATGGGCAAGATGAAGAAGGCCTAG
- the st6galnac5b gene encoding alpha-N-acetylgalactosaminide alpha-2,6-sialyltransferase 5b, producing the protein MRMRMCQGVSGIIIITMVTSLMLVYNKRSGGRSTSSPSSRHAEGPVSATEKPKISQRPLVSATLEGYTGVIDRKTLKMHCKTCALITSSGQLGGGKRGKEIDHSECVIRMNDAPSIGYEQDVGQRTSLRVVAHSSLQRVLQGQQELLNASQGTTFIFWGPSSCMKRDGRGHVFNILKMLNQQLPSLQVYIISRLKMVSFDELFKKETGIERKSSNSWLSTGWFTMAIALELCDRVNVYGMVPPDFCRSPSHRSVPYHYYKPFGPTECHMYLSHERSRQGSHHRFITEKMVFANWARRLDIHFYQPDWKPAAAPTATISSNSSNTPIPTESGRCDQKCGELVLG; encoded by the exons ATGAGGATGCGCATG TGCCAAGGAGTTAGTGGCATCATCATTATCACCATGGTTACCAGTTTGATGTTGGTGTACAACAAAAGATCTGGTGGTAGATCAACGTCATCACCATCATCCCGCCATGCAGAAGGTCCTGTATCTGCCACGGAGAAGCCAAAGATATCACAGAGACCCCTGGTCTCAGCAACACTAGAGGGCTACACAGGTGTCATCGACCGCAAG ACTCTGAAGATGCACTGCAAGACATGCGCCCTCATCACCAGCTCCGGCCAGCTCGGCGGCGGAAAGAGGGGCAAAGAAATCGACCACTCAGAATGCGTCATCCGCATGAATGATGCCCCGAGCATTGGCTATGAGCAGGATGTCGGCCAGCGCACTAGCCTACGCGTCGTGGCGCATTCCAGCCTGCAGAGGGTGCTGCAGGGACAGCAGGAGTTGCTCAACGCCAGCCAAGGGACAACGTTCATCTTCTGGGGGCCAAGCAGCTGTATGAAGCGGGATGGTCGAGGCCATGTGTTCAACATTCTGAAGATGTTGAACCAGCAGCTGCCCAGCCTTCAAGTTTATATAATTTCCAGACTCAAAATGGTGTCGTTTGATGAGCTTTTCAAAAAAGAGACTGGCATTGAAAG GAAAAGCTCCAACTCCTGGCTGAGTACCGGGTGGTTCACAATGGCCATCGCCCTGGAGCTGTGTGACAGGGTCAACGTGTACGGTATGGTGCCACCTGACTTCTGCAG ATCTCCCTCCCATCGCTCGGTGCCCTATCATTACTACAAGCCCTTCGGCCCCACCGAGTGCCACATGTACCTGTCCCACGAAAGAAGCCGGCAAGGGAGCCACCATCGCTTCATCACAGAGAAGATGGTGTTTGCAAACTGGGCTCGGAGGCTCGACATCCACTTTTATCAGCCGGACTGGAAGCCTGCAGCAGCGCCAACCGCCACCATCAGCTCAAATAGCTCCAACACTCCAATCCCGACTGAATCCGGACGCTGTGATCAGAAGTGTGGAGAACTTGTTCTGGGATAG